The Ziziphus jujuba cultivar Dongzao chromosome 1, ASM3175591v1 genome segment tgttattataataattattatttttttttatcttaatgcTAATTAGTGTCTAAATGAGTATAAATGTTTAAGTGATGAAATATgtatgttttcctttttttttttttttttttttggttccatatgtttgttttttctttgaatatcAAAAATAGGTGCTAAGAGGTTgaacattttaattatttctattttatatatttgcgTTTGTAAGTTGTAATGATTATTGCATTGTTATAACATCCCTAACTAGAAGGAATTTGTTATAACTTATTGAAAAAGTTGAGCATAATTATAAGGAATTTGTTATGACTTAAGAaagtagaattatttatttatttatttaatacttTTTCATTGAGTACAGGGTTTCTTACGAATGGTGGTATGgagaaataacataaaaaaaggaaaataaaataaaataaaatgaaaacaacCTTTGCTTTGAAAGCACTAATCTAATCTAATTATTTCatacttttttttctcaaatatcaatgaaaagGAGTTTTccgagaaaagaaaaaattaaaaatgaaaaagagaatcCAAATATATACATCACCTTTTGATTGTAACATATTTCAATCTTTACAGTTCTCATTGTGGATCCATTAGATTTgatgatgaaaagaaaaataaaaatgtgttcTGTGAAAATGGGTAGGTGTTTGGCCGGAATCACAGAGCTTTAGTGACAAAGGCTTCGGAGCCGTTTCATCAAAGTGGAAAGGAGGCTGTGTAAATGACCACGGCCATAATGCTGTCACTTGCAACAGGTTCATTaattaccttattattattttatctttcacATGATTTTtgccttttaattaattaatattatttattttctaatatctAATTGGTTCTCCATGTCACATCCACCTAGAAAGCTtactttaattttcattttccttttatataattCACCAATTACATCTAAATAGACGTTTAGCTACCCAATAAATAATTTctgtttatataatatatatatatatatatatagatatagagagagagagagagagagagagagagagagagagagagagagagagagagagagagagagatcattTTTATATGCAACCTTTGACTGATCAAGTTAGAGGGAATGAAtgtttatgattaaaaaaaaaaaaaagataataagcaACATATTTCATTAATCTTCTCTAATTAATGTTTATGTTGTGATTTTTCTTGGTCACCTAGTACGATATGCATGGAATTTTTCAATATTGgaaattgctaaaaaaaaaaaacaaagaaaaagaaaaagaaaaagaaaaagaaaggaaaaaaaaaaaaagaaaaaaactttttacAATGAGTGGCTTTTGAGAGGACAACAAGTTGCCAAATGACCagtactttatttatttatttatttattgtttttcaacGTTATGAGTGGATAAAAGATTTGCAAAATAAAGCTTCATAAATAAAAGTTGCACCTAGCTGATTCAGCCTATTTAGAAATTCGTACGGctataatattatacattatTACCTTTAATCTAAAGCAATATTTTAATCACTAtgcatacatttttttaatctgtGTTGTCATTTTAGATGTGTGACGTTTCGATccttcattaaaaatatatgttactGTATATGTTGATGGATATATATCACGGATGCAGGAAGCTGATCGGAGCAAGATACTTCAACAAAGGCTATCTTGCATATGCAAAGTCTATAAACTATTCAGTAGCGGGTGTGCCGAATTCTGCAAGAGACCTCGACGGACATGGAACTCACACTCTATCCACAGCAGGTGGAAACTTTGTTCCCGGAGCCAGTGTATTGGGAGTTGGAAATGGAACAGCCAGTGGTGGTTCACCTTTAGCCAGAGTGGCTTCATATAAGGTATGCTGGCCACCAATCAATGGCAGTGAATGCTTTGACGCTGATATCATGAAAGCATTTGATATGGCAATTCATGATGGGGTCAATGTCCTATCTATCTCCCTTGGTGGGGACCCGGTTGATTACTTCGAGGATGGTCTTGCCATTGGAGCTTTCCATGCTGTCCAAAATAACATCGTTGTAATTTGCTCTGCTGGCAACTCTGGCCCTGATCCTGGTACTGTCTCCAATGTCTCTCCATGGATGATTACTGTTGGTGCTAGCACTTTGGATAGACAGTTTCAGGCTTCTGTTCAACTTGGCAATGGCTTGAATCTCATGGTCAgtgtttttctttccatttgTCTTTATTTGATAGCATATTAAGCGCTCAGTATATGTAACTTATAAGCCAAGGTAAGTTTTCTGATGGAATCCCGTAGATGATTTCTGTATGTTTCGTTGTGTGTTTTGTGATATATCAGGGAACGAGCTTGTCGAAAGGTTTACCAGAAAACAAATTGTATCCATTAATGAGTGCTGGTGATGCTGCATTACCTGGTGTCGCTGTTGAAGATGCGTAAGAAAAACAATACTATGTTTGATCAATTGGAAAACTAACatgaattattatttgtatatatgatGCATAAGTTTGTAATTGGTTCACAGCCTTCTCTGTAAGTCAAAATCACTGGATCCAAAGAAGGTGAAAGGGAAGATTTTGGCATGCCTGAGAGGCGAAACTGCAAGGGTGGCAAAAGGAGAAGAATCGCTTCTGGCTGGAGCAGTAGGGATGATCCTTTGCAATGACAAGCTCAGTGGCAATGAAATTATTGCTGATGCTCATGTTTTGCCTGCTTCACAAATTAATTATACAGATGGTGTTGCCGTTTTTGCCTACATCAGTTCCACAAAGTAACCAAATCCTCTTTCATTATATATCTTATATGTTTACTGCTTTCTggtttgatatatatacatatatatataattactgaCAGAGATCCAAAAGGATATATTACTTCACCAAAAGCAGTACTTGGTACAAAGCCTGCTCCATTCATGGCAGCATTCTCCTCTAGAGGGCCAAACACTATCACACCTGAGGTCCTTAAGGTTCGCCTCTGCTACATatcgagatatatatatatatatatatataaatatacatacacttttattttgaaaacaaagtcATTGTCATTAATTAGATtcatttgtaaattaattatttatgaatgtaTGATCAGCCTGATATTACTGCCCCTGGAGTAAACATCATAGCTGCTTATAGTGAAGCAGTAAGCCCTACAGGCGAACCTTTCGATAAGCGCACGATTCCTTTCAATGTTGAATCAGGCACATCTATGTCCTGCCCTCACGTTTCTGGTGTTGTTGGCCTCCTCAAGACACTCTACCCCAGTTGGAGCACCGCTGCAATTCGATCTGCAATCATGACAACCGGTATacagaacatatatatacacatataagatCAATCAACATTATACTCTTTTGCTgcttcatcttcttattctgTTTTGAATTTTTCACTATGTTCTATGATTGTTTTTGTTGCAGCAAGAACTAAAGATAACACAGGGAAGCCAATGCTCGATGCCTCATATTTGGAGTCCACTCCATTCAGTCACGGTGCTGGACATATAAGACCAAACCGAGCAATGGATCCTGGCTTGGTCTATGACCTTACCATCAATGAATACTTGGATTTCCTTTGTGCTCTCGGATATAACCAGACATTGATTGCAGCTTTTGCTGATGATCACGAATGTCCTAAGAATGCCATGAATATTTATGACTTCAATTATCCTTCAATATCAATAGCAAACCTGTCTGTAACTACAGGCTCATCTGTGACTGTGACTAGAAGAGTGAAGAATGTAGGAGCTGCAGGGACTTACGCAGCCCGTTTGATCAGGCCTGATGGAGTTACACTTTCTGTCGAGCCTAATGTGTTGAAGTTTGAAAATGTTGGTGAAGAGAAAAGCTTTAAGGTCACACTAAAAGCAAAAGGAAGGGCAGCTGGGATTAGGATCTTGAAAGCCAAGAAAAAACGTGTGCCTAAAAGATATGTATTTGGAGGGATAAATTGGTCAGATGGCAAGCACTATGTAAGGACTCCAATTGCAGTTGGTCTAGAATTTTGATCATTTGCCTAGATAGAAGTGATAAATAGGCAAGGTTTATTCTTATTTAACATTAGGATTTTGATGGGATAAGAAGGTCTTTGGTGGATGGTTCTCCATTGAAGGCTAAGCTAGCTCATATAGCTGCATAAAGTAGGTGATTTGCAGAggttttgatttgattttctcaaattttaatgactccttttgaaatttgatCCTCTCTAGCTATTAGTTtcttgtttcaattttaaaactaattctaGATTTTCTTCTCAAATTCAAAGTACATATTCTTGAAACAATATTCTTATGATTTTATCCCAGGGGTTGTTGGAAAATTCATACAAGATCAGccgtaaaaattaatatgtaagaATGGGAAGATTATCAGAATATTCAagagtttttgaatttttttttttttttttggggttaaaaaAGCTGGGAAACAACTTGTGTTTTGTTGGTATACCGCAAGTGAAAGAAACAGAAGAAATCATTATTAAAGGTAGTGTGACATTATGCGGGGTTCCTTGGCCTACTGATAGAAGCCCTGCTGAAACATTTTATTGTcgtttattcaccaaaaagaagaaaaacattttGTTGCCGTTTTGAAATGTTCCAGAATTTATTTGTAATCTCTACCgtccaattttatttatgttcttaCGTAACCGCGGGATTTGGTCCTAGGTTTACCAACTTCGTACCTCACGTATCCTGTAAAAATGGTTGCTCCATATAAATAGGTTTACCAATAAATGCCCTGTTTTTTATACAATATAGAAATTAATGCCCTGTTTTTAGAACAATAAATGGACAGAGAAAGTAGCAGCAGGATAACATATGCAAAAAACATTGCGATTGAATGGGTAAGAGAGCTTAACTAAATGTATTCCATTACTGCTAAAAATTACCCttttcatttatctatttatttttggatttggaaCATATATATGATGCGCAATAAAAAGGGCCTAGTTGGCTAGCTCTCCAACATTTTTCAATTGGACCGTATGCaaatttataaacttataaaataatagaattaataACACTTTATCTATCTGAATTATTATATAAGTTTTACAC includes the following:
- the LOC107416070 gene encoding subtilisin-like protease SBT5.4, which translates into the protein MWPPKLSNFIHLLFLFSLFQLPAFAIKKCYIVYLGSHAHGSQVTEEYLDRVTDSHYDFLGSFLGSKEIAKESIIYSYTRHINGFAAQLDEEEAAEIAKNPKVVSVFLNRGRKLQTTHSWEFMLQKINNKVIPNSLWDKARFGEDTIIANLDTGVWPESQSFSDKGFGAVSSKWKGGCVNDHGHNAVTCNRKLIGARYFNKGYLAYAKSINYSVAGVPNSARDLDGHGTHTLSTAGGNFVPGASVLGVGNGTASGGSPLARVASYKVCWPPINGSECFDADIMKAFDMAIHDGVNVLSISLGGDPVDYFEDGLAIGAFHAVQNNIVVICSAGNSGPDPGTVSNVSPWMITVGASTLDRQFQASVQLGNGLNLMGTSLSKGLPENKLYPLMSAGDAALPGVAVEDALLCKSKSLDPKKVKGKILACLRGETARVAKGEESLLAGAVGMILCNDKLSGNEIIADAHVLPASQINYTDGVAVFAYISSTKDPKGYITSPKAVLGTKPAPFMAAFSSRGPNTITPEVLKPDITAPGVNIIAAYSEAVSPTGEPFDKRTIPFNVESGTSMSCPHVSGVVGLLKTLYPSWSTAAIRSAIMTTARTKDNTGKPMLDASYLESTPFSHGAGHIRPNRAMDPGLVYDLTINEYLDFLCALGYNQTLIAAFADDHECPKNAMNIYDFNYPSISIANLSVTTGSSVTVTRRVKNVGAAGTYAARLIRPDGVTLSVEPNVLKFENVGEEKSFKVTLKAKGRAAGIRILKAKKKRVPKRYVFGGINWSDGKHYVRTPIAVGLEF